The Lolium rigidum isolate FL_2022 chromosome 1, APGP_CSIRO_Lrig_0.1, whole genome shotgun sequence region gccagaaaagtactgttacctggaaccgaagtatgagagccttttacctttcctccccggcaacggcgccagaaaagtgcttgatttctacgggtgcttctattcttgtagacagtgttgggcctccaagagcagaggtttgtagaacagcatcaagtttcccttaagtggatcacccaaggtttatcgaactcagggaggaagaggtcaaagatatccctctcaagcaaccctgtaatcacaaagcaagaagtctcttgtgtccccaacacaccaaatacacttgtcaggtgtataggtgtactagttcgacgaagagatagtgaaatacaggtggtatgaataagtatgagcagatgagtacggcgccagaaaatagcttgctggcgtgcagttgatggtagtaatattgcaggaagtaaacatgcagtagtaacgcagcagtagtaacgcagtaaaacagtaacaagcagcgatagcagtatttaggaacaaggcctagggatcatactttcactagtggacactctcaacattgatcgcataataaataactctttctcatatgtgctacatatactcttgttttatAATGAAcctcattcgttgcgtaggattacacgaaccctcaatgccggagttaacaagctccacaacattcaatattcatgtttaagtaaccttagagcataatagatcattgcaaaataaaccaagaactaacatagcgcacgcacctgtccacattacactatgaaggaggaatagatcacatcaatactatcataatgacaattaactccacgatctacaagagatcatgatcatagcctacgacaagaaccacacggtgcacacactaatcacctttacaccatgcaggaggaatagactactttaataacatcacatgagtagcacataactagtagcgatacaaagctcatcatatggatctcaatcatgtaaagcagctcatgagatcattgtattgaagtacataggagaaagattaaccacatagctacctggtacagccccgagcctcgatggagaactactccctcttcatgggagcagcagcggtgatgaagatggcggtggagatggcagcggtgtcgatggagaagccttccgggggcacttccccgctccggcagggtgccggaatagagactcttgtcccccagatcttggcttcgcgatggcggcggctctggaaggtttcgcgtaccgtggcttcctctgtaagggttttcgatacggaggctttaaataggcgaagaggcggcgcaggagggtcgaaggggcgaccacaccatagggtggcgcgggcccagccctggccgcgccaccatgtcatccggggcccacagggcccctctcggcggctctcgggtgttctggatgcttccgggcaaaataggaacctgggcgttgatttcgtccaattccgagaatatttcgttactaggatttctgaaaccaaaaacagcagaaaacaggaactggcgcccaCCGCGGGACGGACATCTCCCTTCTCCCAAACCAAATCGGCAACACACCTCGATCATCAGAAACCTCCGAGACCCAGCCACCCTGTAGGGGCCCAACAGCAACGAGAAGAGAGAGATAGGCTTCGATCGGTCCTTGCTCCGCCATGGCCGACCGGAGGGCCGACGACGAGGAGCGCCGCGCGGGCCTCCTCAACGGCGACGCGAAGAAGGCGGACTGGCAGGTGCtgtccgccgctgccgccgccggaggggacgacgacgacgagtctgATAACAGCAAGCTCGGGCGGAGGGTGTGGGCGGAGTCGAAGAAGCTGTGGGTGATCGTGGCGCCGGCCATCTTCAGCCGCGTCGTCACCTTCAGCATGAACGTCATCACGCAGGCCTTCGCGGGCCACATCGGCGACCTCGAGCtcgccgccatctccatcgcaaaCACCGTCGTCGTCGGATTCAACTTCGGCCTCATGGTACGTACGCCCCCATGTTTTCATCCCCCACTTAATTTCCATCCGTCCTTCATTGGTTCGTTCGTCTCGTCGTTCCGTTCCGTTCCGTTACGGCCGGACGATCTTCCCGATATGGTTAGTACTTGCTCCAGCGCAGCAAATCCACGTACGGAATCTCAAATGTTTCCAGCGAAACATGTCCACCAAAACATGTCCACCAAAACAGCTGCCTATTTGCGACCCACAAGAATTAGCTTGGCCTGAGCTGGCTGCCGTTAATTCgatcacttcggcatcttgttaataggttagttccagaaaatgcacgaatatgacataaagtgtgcataaaacatgtaggtatcatcaataaagtagcatggaacataagaaattatcgatacgttggagacgtatcacttgcttatatatgttgggtgacacatcatgtacaattgtccttgttgagcctattgcatattattgatatcttagttgttggctcatgtgagaaattaatggactatcccattttgggggagtgatatgctttgtgcatttcacaaGCCTAAAATGTGCGACATAATGAATTAAAATCCTATAATGTCCATaaattatctcacttggttcttatttgcctcttgcacgaaaaTTGTTttaatcacattatgggggagtattgtgctttgtgcatcttacaagcctagaaaatgtgaacacttgaggttgtgtcacatagaattgatattttagattatcttgttcctatgtgacatgtttgctcaaacaaatcccattttaccatatgctttctttgttgtgaagataatcttggacatactcacaaactaccatatggatatttcctaaatacctcttgtccttggacaattggtaataaattgtgtggtattgttccggatcatcctcacatTTGGCTCATGTACTCAGTTGcttcatttcttgccaagaatttgttGTTGTgggtttgactcccatgtgtcttccttgcttcttatgtatttcctcttttcacttgaaccttgtcagtgttttgataaacaatggtagagcgatgatcccgcatttgtgcattttgtattcaaatgcaaaatcttaattagtgcacaaattttgggggagctctcctatgtttgctagaacactcccttgtttcaagaatttgactttggaagacaaaccttttcttttcagtacttttgtgccatcatgaaaagcgttgagggtttggtttatttggaaccttgctttctttgggagttggttatctcattacttgatttttggttttattttcctaaaatgagataagtccttgagcatgcttgttttggatatcttgctctatttctcttgtacctatcttgtgtgtgcatgtttctttgtggataaatatctttgtgatgttgtccacttagagaaacttatatacatgagagatgatgcattttcttttgatatccatctttgttggagtccattcctttTCTCTTGTTTATCTCTTTGGTGGCTCCACAAAGAATTTGATATGAGTGCTCATtttatcctatttgcatcttcaAGCACTCATAGTTGATTTTGGCACATGCTTTGAGTCATCTTGTGGGAGTGATGATGCCATGCTTGTGCACCTTATTCTTCAATGCAAATTGTTTATCTTGTGCACAAACTTTGGGGAGCTTCCACATATTACTTAGAGCATATTGTTGGttcattgattgcttgcttcatttgtcgaagctttctcaccttcacatcctcttgcaatctttgatcctcaatatagtttgagttcctccgaatattcgtaattgaatatgtgcatttgagttcactcacaattatgagaaatgcacaacttatggaggaacgctcactatattggccttccaaacctttcgtccattttggcaatcgatgccaatgggggagaagtttggagggtttaagggaattgcttttgttggttcttaagcatttgcctttcatgccttgcatttgttgctttgcatggtttaatatttagaggatactccgctaggttttaattgccggtatatgcaatgaaattcaagttcattcacacatgcatatattatgggggagtttgttctaaatattcaacttgggttgttcgctaaaatttcatatttaaaccctctcaaagagattgtcatcaattaccaaaatgggggagattgaaagaacatgtccattgccccatgtgtggttttggtaattgatgacaatccctatgtactaacggttgcattgagaatcaatcttaagtcaagtccatagccatgtgttggactcaaggttgcaagatggagaagacggagtacaatgatgaagatggtgtcgaagagagacgaagacggtgttgaagatgaagagagaagacggcgtagaagatgaagagagaagacggcgttgaagatggatgaagacggtggcgtgcgtacaagatggaagaagacggtggcgtgtatgttggaggaagacggtggcatgtacaatcatgaagacggagcttgccgactcgagtggaacgcgcaaggacaaggtttgtgctcgataggatagtggatcgcatcatcggagagagctcaaaccttgcatgcattgcatcgtgtttcttggttcttcttggttcttatccatgaaacggattccggttgcatcgcatgttgcatgtgcaagggtgatgattttcccgatacatcatattgagaggttacacctctatgaccatgataaAATCATCACCCACTCTTttccatgatttcatcatgtgagaaggtagctcttgtcgtcctctttccaacaaaattggtttcaccgcattccgagtttcctagctcaagttatgCATTTTACCGTTGCCTCTTATTtgataaagaaaagaaaaaagaaaaaaggtggagcggtactaccggggcCAGTACCGGCCCAGTACCGTAACAGGCTCTGAGAGCCCCTGGACCCTGGCCGGTACCGAaccggtaccgggcccggtagtaccggttgGCCCGTTTTCTTTTTTCAgctgctcctctctctctctcctgcaCATGGGCCGCCGCCAGCCTCCGGCCCGCCAGCCAGGCCGAACCCCGGCCCCGCACTGGGCCGCTGGCCCGTTACCACGCTGCCTCGCTGCCAGGCCGCCTTGGCCCAGCTCTGCTCTGCTCTGCCCGCGCCTGGGCCGCCGTGCCCTGGCCCATCTCCCGCTCGCTGCACACGCGGCGTGGAGGGCGTTGACCCGCGGGGAGAGCTCGGCTCGATCCCGCGCGGGACTCCCTCGCCGCGTCGCTCGCCCTGCCGTGCCGTTCGCTGCCAGGCTCCATGCGCGCGCTGCCGCCGCATGCCACGCTGGCCCACGCTGCTGCCGCTGCTCCACTTGCTCTACTCTGCTGCGTCTTTCTCTCTCTATTTTGCAGATTTGCCTCAGATTTggtacaagcggtagtaccgcccatgtaagcggtactaccggtttgggccTACTTTTTGACCGTTTTCGTTCAGTTTGCGCGCGAGCGGtggtaccgctttgacaagcggtagtaccgctcgggcgcggATCTGATCGTTTTTCCAGCCCAACGGACATATTTTGgagccccctatttatacctctcttccacctccgacccaactacttcttcccctccattctctctcctccattgttgaccttgagttgtttcttcctcctcttgatccccccattatttgttgcatatttttgggggaaatgagagaggagatctagatatagagcttcaccaattgaatccctctccaagtgaggggatcttgctagatctagatcttggagttgctTCGTGTTTCacctcata contains the following coding sequences:
- the LOC124650451 gene encoding protein DETOXIFICATION 27-like codes for the protein MADRRADDEERRAGLLNGDAKKADWQVLSAAAAAGGDDDDESDNSKLGRRVWAESKKLWVIVAPAIFSRVVTFSMNVITQAFAGHIGDLELAAISIANTVVVGFNFGLMVRTPPCFHPPLNFHPSFIDLPQIWYKR